The Arachis ipaensis cultivar K30076 chromosome B03, Araip1.1, whole genome shotgun sequence region actttattaAACCAAAAACTCAAACCAATCATGGCCTCCGacccatcacataatcaatcacggCCTCAGTCTCAAACAATTCAATCAATATTcaattcaccacaatccaaccaatttcagttacaaacacaagtagagaggttcaaacacaaagaaagcaattaacatcaagtatagcaattagaagttaaacataattattcacataggcaaaccaattacaatatacacacctaaacaatgtcacatagatgcatatgatgaatgtctatcctattggctcgtgatatcacttgtcggttcaaaatgccaacccgacacatccccaGGATGTTGCCTTTCTGCCACGACCAGGGATACAATGCCTTGCTCACTCTTTTTTTATCTTGTGCCCCGCGAGTTATAGTGTCCGGCACACTCTTTAGGGTTATAGTGCCCGAGTTCACTCTGGCAGCAGAAAGGTTATGTGAGCGGGAGACTACCACagccctcacatctcaacgtaccTCAACTCCTACATCAGCACCGCTACCTTGacaagcgggagactgccacaaccCTTGCCAAGGGCGCATAGCGACTTTCCAAATCATTGCATGTCATGTGAGCGGGAGACTCCCACAACCCTCACATCCGAACATGGGCGGGAGACTTTCACAGCCCCTACGATGGTGGACAATGCATTTCACAATCACATACTCAAACTCATCATCAGTTTCCAATATCTCAaatcaatttttctttaaaattaaaacCCATTCTTTTTGGTAATATTCTCCGAAAATGGCAACATCTTCAAAATCATATCAATTATAAATCTCTTCCAAAAGTCATCGAAAATCATTCATTCTAAATCAAGATTTGGTAATAAAATCCTACATCAGAGTCTCAAAAATTTAGGGGAGAACAATCTATCTCAATTCCTTAAATTTATTGAAAACCTCTAAAACCTTAGCTTCttgatttgaataaataaaatagaattttatcCAAAACCAAGTCATGTATCCAAATATTCCGAACTAATTTCAAAACTAACTTACTTAAACCAAAACCAATTCatttaaattgaaaacaaattttaatttcattcttaaatctgaAGCGTTTCTAAAGGCTCGGAAAttgttttaattttgataaatcaaagtttttgaaaatacttCTAACTTTTCCTAAAACGTCGTCAAGTGAAATTAGTCAATCAAAATTCAAGTTTCTttttaaatccactaaaactcctTCAAATCTGCTTACTTAATCAAATTCCAAAACATAAGTATTTTCTTCTTCAAATCGACtttaataattcttttcttaaataaattacattcgaaatataataattttcttaataaaataagTTCAACCATAATTCATTTATCAGTAATTCAATTCAAAGCATAATTCAGCATTTTCAAAATAACGTTTCAAACAAAGtatcggattttatagaaatttcgacagcacctcccctaaaacttggatttTGCCACCCTTTTTGAGTCCTAACCAAACCATTCCGAATCAAACCAATCCAAAATCAAATTGTTTTCAACAAATCAAACTCATTTTTAAAACTTTAAAGAAATATATTCAGCAACTGTCCTTTCAACAAATCCAAACTATAATTCAATCAACCTAACAGTCGTAATTATCTAAAAACAGTcagacaatacataagacttatacaatcaccaaAAAGTGTATTTCTCACACCaataattatttataataattctaaattataaaattgagttTTTAGAAAGGAACCCTTACCTCGACAAATCGAAACCATAACCCAAATGCGTCAACAGAATCTTTTCTCTCAGCCCGAAATCACTAGTAACTTCAACCACAGCTTCGCTCACTTCTGCAGCAGTAGAAACAGTCCTTACTCGCAACATGCGGCCCCGATAacttaatcctaaaaatattaatATCGTGAAAATCTTAAAATGCATAACGGGATATGAAAAGAAAAAGTTCCTAGACAAAGATACTTATTGGAACTAAGGGATACTGACTGAACCAAATGACAGAAGCTTCAACGGTGGTCCCAGCGGCCACAGAACCATTCTCGGTGGCTAGAGGTGCGGCGACGATGGCATCAGCGGCAGCGGAGCTCCATTTGTGGAAGAAATAGCCCTCTTCACAGCACCGTTTCACGTGCTTCTCTCTCACAAGCAGCAATGACAACCGGCGTCTTCAGTGACAATGGAGGCACAGCGGCAACGCTTCGTCTCCAACGGGGCTTGATGGCGACGATGCCCAGCACGACGATGGCGACCCTGACCAGCATCAACGACGGCTACGCGATGGCTCCATCTTTGACGGTGGCAGAACGACGAAGCTCCAGTGGCGAGGGAGGCAAGGTGAGGCAACTGGGTGACACTGGCGAGACAGAACGACAACCCAGCAACGGCGGCTCCCTCTCGCGCATCCTAGCTCACGCTCGCCTCTCTCTCCCCTGGCTCCTTCCACAAACGCTCTCTCTCCCTCCACGGTCCGACAATGTCGTGGCAGTGGCGGTAAGGCCAGGCACGTCGGCGCAGTCTTTcacccttctcttctcttcttctctgatcctcttcctctctcccgtgtgtgtgtgtgtgtgcttaCTGATGGAATAAGGGAAATGGAAAAAAAGGGGTGTGCGGTAGGAAAGGGAGAAAAAGTTAGGGTTAGGTCAAAATTaggtttagaattttaatttggggattttgggtttaatttgagtaaggtaattttaataaaattgggacatagaatataaattttgaaatctaatttaatGCTTAAAATTTCTTAAGAATATTTTTGGTTGTattaaaatactaattgatttgaaatcaattactcaaattaaaattataatataatataattaattttctttattcctaAAACTTCAAGTATTAAATTGTAAAAAtatcaattatttaaattaagtcatataaaatttttattatttcataactactaaTATTATAATTAAATTGTCATTCCTGTGTTTAAGCTTGTCTATTTTTAATGTTAGGGGTTGCCTACCGTCTTTCCATTGCCAATTTCTCACCTTTATTTGTTGcattatattatttttcttcGCAAAATTTACCTGTAACAGCGATAGATTTTCAATACACATTGCATTGCAGTCTTATATACCTGCATTATATCATTGATTCTTTTCTATTAGGTTGGTGATCCATCCTTAGAATGGGTCCAAGCCACGTGCCTACTGTAGAAAATCAAAGTGATGCAACAAtcccaaaaaagaaaaatcaaaatcaaagtgATGCAGCACTTACTAACTACAACAAAGTCATCATGTATCTTTTAATATTGGATGCTAATCTCGGTTGTTGAGGCAACCTTACCATAATTTTTCTTAATTCAAAGGTTCATGCTTCTAAGTGCAAGCAACCTAAGCAAGATTGTGTCTTTCGAATATGAAATTTCTAGCATATTCTACTGATTCACAATGATATCATCGCATTCCCAATTTGCATGATTCATGGTTAGACACACATTCATCCCTTGTACCGTTATTCCAAGTAAAATCTACATACACATCATGATGACTCTAAAAAAAGGCTATTGATTGGAAAACGATTTTCAGTTGTGCAAATAACACtagataaaatcataaaaatatcaAAGTCCTAGAAGAGTGCACACCTTTTCTATTGTCTAACTTTTAGTGGCTATAATTTATGCGTCATAAATTTACACAAAAGCACTCCAAACCTTGGTTTATCTATGGTGTTATACATTAAAATTCAACACTAAAGACCAGTTTGTCTAACATATAGCACAAGCATTTGGGTTTTCTTCAGCAGAAGGAACATAATAGTTTGTGGTCATATAAGGGTTATATCCTCTATAGAGCTTGACAAACTCAGCAGTTTGTTCATTTATATCTTTCTTCTTATTCTTGTCATCTTCTTTCTTCTTATTATTGTTGTCATCATCTTTTTTACCCTCCTCTTTCTTATTCTCAGGCTCTTTTGCTGGCCCCACAGTTAAGATTTCTGTGTGCCAAGTTTTTCTGAGCTTGCTCACCACTTGAACGGGGTCTATGTCACCCACTACAGTTAGCTTCCTCTCCTTCATATCCATGGCGATTGAGTCAATGCCTGCACAAGTTCATACAAATTATTCTAGTCTTGAGatgattaaatatataataacgcTATAATTTGTCAAAATTATGGATTAAAAGAATTGTGTTAATAAATGAGCGAAACGTAGGTTACAGATATCCAGTACCTGAAAGGCTAGAAACCATTTTCATTGCCTTCTGCTTGGCTTTATCATCGTACAAATCCAATTTCAGTACCATTTTCTGCAACATAGGGGACACAATAACTAAAACTAATTCAGACACGGTATGTAAGTTTTACCTTTCTTTCTTTTGGTGAattgttttactttcttgttgaATAAGCCAAGGACGAGCTAGTGAAAGAACAAATGGGTAACTAGCTTGTAACTTAATTACTACGGTTTATAAATTAACTTGCTGaaacaaagaaggaagaaagagacAGGAACCAATCAAATAAAGATACTGTGAATAACAGAGTGGAGAGCGATATCAAACTCATTCTTTGGTCATTGTTTTGGTGAAAACGAATCAGAAAGAGAAATAAGTTCATCAAAACGTAAAATAATGTTTATATCGAAAACAGAACATGATGAACTCTCATATAGTAATTGACTTGTTATGTCACCCAACGAAGGGAATCTCACCTTCATTTTCACTTGGGTCCCAAAATTATATTTTGAGAGAGAAATGGAAGGAAGGAGCAGAGGGATTAGACGCAAATGCAATGCATCTTTTGCTTGATTATTGATGGACAGAGTAAGGTACGCGAGAGGGATGAACTTGCTAATGCTAACAACGTTTAGTACAAATATAAATCCAAAGCATGTAATACAAACatcttattataataataataataacagtaaGGAATAGTAGTTAATTGCTTGTTCTAGAGAGAGCATATGACAGTTGACCAGGAACAATTCAACCACCGACGTAAGGGGTCGGGCTTGGGTGATATATATCCACTAGCCCTTGCAGCGAAGGCCGAATACACACACGTTCAAAATCACATACTACCCAGCCTTCCGAGACAAGAAAGGATAAGCTCGATACATGCCTCTTCATGTAATTCTAAAGCGATAAttcaaccaacaaaaaaaaaaaactaattatatatatatgagatCTATTGTGCCTATACATACAATGGCTACGACAGCCATGAACTTTATAAGAACAACACCTGGCTGGAATTTATGATtttctatctatatctatatttaTCTATAATCTATAATAAATAGAAGACTAACGAGGTGCATGCTTATGTGAAATTTTTTGgtgttttagaatttttttaaattgaaaatataattgGTTGTGGATTAAGGGAAAAAAAGAAGTCTTTATCAGAGAAATCAAgggacaaattaaaaaattagataaCTTGTAGGTTAAAGAATCATTGGACAAATTGGAAAATTAAATGACTTGTGAATtgacagaaattatttttatattggtTTGGTTTTAGTGATGTGCAGGTGAGTGGTGCTAGCAGGTGTTGTATGCACAGGTGGTAGACCAAAACTTCTCGCAATGGAGGAGAAACGAGTGCGAGAAGCCAGGGAAGTGACGTATGTCCCGGGGCCAGTTTGGGTTTCTCCCTCTCCTACAAAGGGCATCCCATGAACTGCGAGAAGCATGGAAGGGAGACACGCGTCCACCATGCATGTAGCGTGAAATAGTCCCCCACCTTCCAAGCCTTATAGAAATGTGATCTTCTTCCTTTTCGCAGCGTACGTGCATAAATCCGAGTAACTTTTTCATTCTGTCTATGGCCGAGTCTAGTATAGATAGTGTGAATAGTGAATTTTGTGCTAGTGTTGAGAGTTTTAATTGTAGATAAAAGAGTGACATAACgagatttaattattaatatttgaagtgtaattttaacaaaaaataatacgAAATTTAATTATATAAGGAGAAGATATTGATGCGCATTTAAGTCATTTTTGATATGCAAGTTATTTATTATGTTGTTAAATTATTTATATGCATGTGTATTTCTTTTATTACATtgaatttttttactatttttgcaTGTTAACAATGATAGACTACGAATAATTAAGTGTTCTTGTATGGATATCTGAAGGGGGAGTTCGGCTCCTGGAAATCGACGCCGAGTTGTTATTTTCGGTGTCGATCTTTGAGTCTTGGGGAAGTCCGAGTTTCACTCCAAGGGAATGTCCAATTGCGCAGAACGTGAGTAAGAAAtaaggggggagtgtacctgcaaagacactccgaaacttaagttagtattgagaattcaatgtgtcCTCTAGGAATAGAAGACCATACCTTTTATGAGTGAAGATGGACATATCGGTTATGTTTCCGTTTCATCATCTGAATTGAAGAGTAATAATTGGGTGATAAAATCTAATCGGACGTTTCGTTTCTAAGATGTCCGCTGAGATTATTTGAACTGCCGAACTATAAC contains the following coding sequences:
- the LOC107634566 gene encoding heavy metal-associated isoprenylated plant protein 39 isoform X2, with the translated sequence MKKMVLKLDLYDDKAKQKAMKMVSSLSGIDSIAMDMKERKLTVVGDIDPVQVVSKLRKTWHTEILTVGPAKEPENKKEEGKKDDDNNNKKKEDDKNKKKDINEQTAEFVKLYRGYNPYMTTNYYVPSAEENPNACAIC
- the LOC107634566 gene encoding heavy metal-associated isoprenylated plant protein 39 isoform X1 produces the protein MLQKMVLKLDLYDDKAKQKAMKMVSSLSGIDSIAMDMKERKLTVVGDIDPVQVVSKLRKTWHTEILTVGPAKEPENKKEEGKKDDDNNNKKKEDDKNKKKDINEQTAEFVKLYRGYNPYMTTNYYVPSAEENPNACAIC